The following proteins are encoded in a genomic region of Galbibacter sp. BG1:
- the gldN gene encoding gliding motility protein GldN — translation MNWKSILLTITTVILSASSFAQANLLNAKTPEEVGVKTEDQIEADNDEPLPYGYVDDRDILWSKTVWERIDLDERINFPYYYPIDTVDIGSERRSLYDVIIRNIKNGSLEDIYVDSYFTEKRKFGDLEATLQKVDTTDLGYEQLNAGEQVSAEYINRRELTAADIQEWRIKGVWYFDKRQGELKYRLLGLAPVAPDVNFIDSEQSDLVELFWVWFPSAREILHDAKAFNDQNSSRPISFDQLLNARRFNAIIYKEENVQGDRGVKDYIPDNAMFQLLEAQRLQEKIRDKEQDMWSY, via the coding sequence ATGAATTGGAAATCGATTTTATTAACTATAACAACTGTTATACTATCGGCAAGCAGTTTTGCACAAGCAAATTTGCTGAATGCAAAGACTCCAGAAGAAGTTGGGGTTAAAACTGAAGACCAGATAGAAGCAGATAACGACGAGCCGTTACCATACGGGTATGTAGATGATAGGGATATCCTTTGGTCTAAAACTGTTTGGGAACGTATAGATCTTGATGAAAGAATAAACTTTCCATATTACTATCCAATCGATACGGTAGATATAGGAAGTGAGCGTAGATCCCTTTACGATGTTATTATTAGAAACATTAAAAATGGAAGTTTGGAAGATATCTATGTAGACTCTTACTTTACTGAAAAGCGTAAGTTTGGGGATTTGGAAGCTACCTTGCAAAAAGTGGATACCACAGACCTTGGTTACGAGCAATTAAATGCTGGAGAACAAGTTTCTGCGGAATACATCAATAGAAGGGAATTAACGGCGGCAGATATTCAAGAATGGCGTATTAAAGGAGTTTGGTACTTCGATAAGCGTCAAGGAGAACTAAAATACCGTTTGTTAGGCTTGGCGCCTGTTGCTCCAGATGTAAACTTTATAGATAGTGAACAATCTGATTTGGTTGAGTTGTTCTGGGTTTGGTTCCCAAGTGCGAGAGAAATCCTGCACGATGCCAAAGCATTTAACGACCAGAACTCTTCTAGACCAATTTCTTTCGACCAGTTGTTGAATGCAAGACGTTTTAATGCTATTATCTACAAAGAAGAGAATGTTCAAGGAGATAGAGGTGTTAAAGATTACATTCCAGACAATGCCATGTTCCAACTTCTAGAAGCGCAACGCTTACAGGAGAAAATAAGGGACAAAGAACAGGATATGTGGAGTTACTAG
- the gldM gene encoding gliding motility protein GldM produces MAGGSLSPRQKMINLMYLVFIAMLALNMSKEVLSAFGLLNEKLTNFNEKATERNLAAFNDLKLKSTEQPDKYAELFEDTEEIKETSVRFNSYLDSLKAEMVANIPPEDRNDYEVMDKSDFLDQAFFQGDRYSAEGQKFVDHINNFRETTLATITNIPDSLMKPAQKASLKSSIEQRFHTGDDKGKVENRDGRPVDWLNYHYEGFPLVASLTKVTLLQSDLKTTQDEILKAMLQGQMASDLSMTNYTTLLEQPKSAYYQGETFDGAIVLGRKDGTTKPNEVNLKLDGRDLKEGDDFVIEDGRVKLKVSAGSAGDHQLKGNLIFKQDGEPIEVLVDQKFATITKPNAAVISADKMNVVYRGVSNPITISIPGIPDNKVNASAPGLQKVSGSKYAMNPGTGRTVTIKASGTLPDGQGVSSSSEFRIKDIPRPSGTVRGEYGEIKMPRNNLEISTVGAMLEDFDFDLNLAISGFKFKVPGQPTVEVNGNKLDGRAKSALQRAGRGEAVQIFDIEAYITNNRSYKLKKVSPVVVELTN; encoded by the coding sequence ATGGCAGGAGGAAGTTTATCACCACGTCAGAAGATGATTAACCTAATGTACTTGGTTTTCATCGCAATGCTGGCGTTGAATATGAGTAAGGAAGTATTGTCTGCTTTTGGTTTATTAAATGAAAAGCTAACAAACTTCAACGAAAAAGCTACAGAGCGTAACTTGGCAGCGTTTAACGACTTAAAATTAAAGTCTACAGAGCAGCCAGACAAGTATGCAGAGCTTTTTGAGGACACAGAAGAAATTAAAGAAACATCTGTAAGATTTAACAGTTATTTAGATAGTCTAAAGGCTGAAATGGTAGCAAACATCCCACCAGAAGATCGAAACGATTATGAGGTGATGGATAAATCAGATTTCCTAGATCAAGCTTTTTTTCAAGGAGATCGGTATTCTGCGGAAGGACAAAAGTTTGTTGACCATATAAATAACTTTAGAGAAACTACATTGGCTACTATTACCAATATTCCAGATTCACTAATGAAGCCAGCACAAAAGGCTTCTTTGAAAAGCTCAATCGAGCAACGTTTTCATACAGGTGATGACAAAGGGAAGGTAGAGAACAGAGATGGGCGCCCAGTAGATTGGTTAAACTATCACTACGAAGGATTTCCGTTAGTAGCTTCTTTAACTAAGGTTACTTTATTGCAGTCGGATTTAAAAACGACTCAAGATGAAATCCTTAAGGCAATGTTACAAGGTCAAATGGCATCAGATTTATCGATGACCAATTACACCACCTTGTTGGAGCAGCCAAAATCTGCTTACTATCAAGGGGAGACTTTCGATGGCGCTATTGTTCTTGGAAGAAAGGATGGAACTACAAAGCCAAATGAAGTAAACCTTAAATTGGATGGAAGAGACCTTAAAGAAGGAGACGACTTTGTTATTGAAGACGGTCGTGTAAAACTTAAGGTAAGTGCTGGAAGTGCTGGAGATCATCAATTAAAAGGTAACTTAATCTTCAAGCAAGATGGAGAGCCTATTGAGGTTTTGGTAGATCAAAAATTTGCAACGATTACTAAGCCAAATGCAGCGGTAATTTCAGCAGATAAAATGAATGTGGTTTACCGTGGAGTTTCCAACCCAATTACCATTTCTATTCCTGGTATTCCAGATAACAAGGTTAATGCTTCTGCACCTGGACTTCAAAAAGTTTCTGGTAGTAAGTATGCCATGAATCCTGGAACAGGTAGAACCGTTACTATTAAGGCGAGTGGTACCTTACCAGATGGTCAAGGGGTTTCTTCTTCTTCAGAATTTAGAATTAAAGACATTCCACGTCCTTCAGGAACAGTAAGGGGTGAATATGGCGAAATTAAAATGCCAAGAAACAACCTTGAAATTTCAACTGTTGGTGCGATGTTAGAGGACTTCGATTTTGACTTAAATCTTGCGATAAGCGGATTCAAATTTAAAGTTCCAGGACAACCAACTGTAGAAGTTAATGGCAATAAATTAGACGGTCGTGCAAAATCTGCCCTTCAAAGAGCAGGAAGAGGTGAGGCTGTACAAATTTTTGATATTGAAGCTTACATTACCAACAACAGATCTTACAAGCTTAAAAAAGTATCTCCTGTTGTTGTTGAGCTAACAAATTAA
- the gldL gene encoding gliding motility protein GldL → MAQSKSSKKLFNMAYGLGASVVIIGALFKILHWEFGPINGGLLLAIGLITEAVIFAISAFEPVDDDLDWTLVYPELAGGATVTRKQNALEVKEAEGQLSKKLDDMLKEAKIDSALMSSLGDSIRNFEGAAKNISPTAEALTSTKKYSEELSLAAAQMESLNSLYKVQLESANKQATIQEEVAANAGKLKDQMQSLTTNLSSLNGVYGGMLSAMNRPAN, encoded by the coding sequence ATGGCACAATCAAAATCATCAAAGAAACTTTTTAACATGGCCTACGGGCTAGGAGCTTCCGTTGTAATTATCGGGGCATTGTTTAAAATTTTACACTGGGAATTCGGTCCCATTAATGGAGGGCTATTATTAGCCATTGGTCTTATCACGGAAGCGGTAATTTTTGCAATCTCTGCTTTCGAGCCGGTAGACGACGATTTAGACTGGACTTTAGTTTATCCTGAATTAGCAGGAGGAGCTACAGTTACTAGAAAACAAAATGCATTGGAAGTGAAAGAAGCAGAAGGTCAACTTTCTAAAAAGTTAGACGACATGCTTAAAGAAGCAAAAATCGATTCAGCTTTAATGTCTAGCCTAGGGGATAGCATTAGAAACTTCGAAGGTGCTGCTAAAAACATTTCTCCAACTGCAGAGGCTTTGACTTCTACTAAGAAATATAGCGAAGAACTTTCTTTAGCTGCTGCACAAATGGAATCTTTAAATAGCCTTTACAAAGTACAATTGGAAAGTGCTAACAAGCAAGCGACCATTCAAGAAGAAGTGGCGGCCAATGCTGGAAAATTAAAAGATCAAATGCAGTCGTTAACAACTAACTTGTCTTCATTAAACGGTGTGTACGGTGGAATGCTTTCTGCTATGAACAGACCTGCTAATTAA
- the gldK gene encoding gliding motility lipoprotein GldK, whose product MKKLFLLASVTLLLTSCGSNDRGELVGVSGQKWHPEKPYGMSLVPGGAFIMGRSEEDMADVLNAPTKTVTVRSFYMDETEITNSEYRQFVEWVKDSVIRTKLAILADDLGEIPGNGGIGEFAFKDADTTDLSEYEKYMLFNYSGMGETGYEGRRLNKDVDLIYDTSEYPDEYYTEVMDTMYIPVEESYNGQRTIDVTKLKFQYDWMDIQAAARAKGGGKRKDFIKHEEVLVYPDTTAWIKDFSYSYNEPMHNDYFWSEAYSDYPVVGVSWKQAKAFCAWRTKYKNDFQKDKNKQFVNQFRLPTEAEWEYAARGGIESGTYPWGGPYILNDRGCFMANFKPLRGDYAADQALYTVEAKSYDPNDYNLYNMAGNVSEWTNSSYDPNSYEYVSTMNPNTYDGENKRKVIRGGSWKDVAYFLQVSTRDYEYQDSARSYIGFRTVQDYMGTESTQN is encoded by the coding sequence ATGAAAAAGCTATTTCTATTAGCATCTGTTACATTATTATTAACCAGCTGTGGTTCTAATGACAGAGGAGAATTAGTTGGCGTTAGCGGTCAGAAATGGCATCCCGAAAAGCCCTACGGAATGTCTTTAGTCCCCGGTGGTGCCTTCATAATGGGAAGGTCTGAAGAAGACATGGCCGATGTTCTCAATGCTCCAACTAAAACCGTAACGGTGCGTTCATTTTATATGGACGAAACTGAAATTACAAACAGCGAATACCGCCAGTTTGTAGAATGGGTAAAAGATTCCGTAATCCGCACAAAGTTGGCAATACTTGCCGATGACCTTGGAGAAATCCCCGGAAACGGAGGAATTGGAGAATTTGCATTTAAAGATGCAGACACTACCGATCTAAGTGAATACGAAAAGTACATGCTTTTTAACTACTCTGGAATGGGGGAGACTGGTTACGAAGGAAGACGTCTAAATAAAGATGTAGATCTTATTTATGATACCTCTGAATATCCAGATGAATATTATACAGAAGTGATGGACACTATGTATATTCCCGTAGAAGAGTCTTACAACGGTCAAAGGACTATCGATGTAACAAAGTTAAAGTTCCAGTACGATTGGATGGATATCCAAGCGGCTGCTAGAGCAAAAGGCGGTGGAAAACGTAAAGACTTTATTAAGCATGAAGAGGTATTGGTATACCCAGATACTACGGCTTGGATAAAAGACTTTAGTTATTCTTACAACGAACCAATGCATAACGACTATTTTTGGAGCGAGGCGTATAGCGATTATCCTGTAGTTGGTGTTTCTTGGAAACAAGCAAAGGCATTCTGTGCATGGAGAACAAAATACAAAAACGATTTTCAGAAAGATAAAAATAAGCAATTTGTAAATCAGTTTAGATTACCAACAGAAGCAGAGTGGGAATATGCTGCCAGAGGAGGAATTGAATCTGGTACCTATCCTTGGGGTGGTCCTTACATCTTAAACGACAGAGGGTGCTTTATGGCAAACTTTAAACCTTTAAGAGGGGATTATGCGGCAGACCAAGCGCTTTATACTGTAGAGGCAAAATCTTACGACCCCAACGATTACAACCTTTACAATATGGCTGGTAATGTTTCTGAATGGACAAATTCATCATACGACCCCAATTCGTACGAGTATGTTTCTACAATGAACCCTAATACTTATGATGGCGAGAACAAACGTAAGGTTATTAGAGGTGGTTCGTGGAAAGATGTGGCTTACTTTTTACAGGTAAGTACCAGAGATTACGAATATCAGGATTCTGCAAGAAGCTATATTGGCTTTAGAACAGTACAAGATTATATGGGTACCGAGTCTACCCAAAACTAA
- a CDS encoding formimidoylglutamase, with product MNVDFLMPVKSVVLAHNELLPKQALGRTMRIHKEKGCFPELEGVQLAIIGVNESRSESNGGAHVDFDLSAIRIQLYKLFKGNWHGEIADLGDVEPGESIQDTFYAVTALTESLLKQNIIPIIIGGCQDLTYAMYRAYDKMEQMVNLTSVDSKFDFSASDELISSSAYMSKIIMEQPNNLFNFSSIGYQTYFNAQEEIDLMEKLFFDAYRLGEVTNDVTIVEPVLRDTDLVSLDLTSIKAAELGYGANTFPNGFDGREICAIARYAGISDKVTAFGVFNATKTLQCAQLTAQIIWYFVEGYNFRKKDYPFITNANYDKYIVPLEDMDICFFKSNISGRWWIEVPQIENLNNKFKRHTLLPCTHMEYLEASNGVVPERWWKAYKKMLV from the coding sequence ATGAATGTTGATTTTTTAATGCCTGTTAAAAGTGTGGTGTTGGCGCATAATGAATTATTGCCAAAACAAGCTTTGGGAAGAACCATGCGCATTCATAAGGAAAAAGGTTGTTTTCCGGAGCTGGAAGGAGTTCAATTGGCCATTATTGGGGTTAACGAATCTAGAAGCGAAAGCAATGGTGGCGCGCATGTCGATTTTGATCTTTCTGCTATTCGTATCCAGCTTTATAAATTGTTTAAAGGGAATTGGCATGGAGAGATCGCCGATTTGGGTGATGTTGAGCCTGGTGAAAGCATACAAGATACTTTTTATGCAGTAACTGCCCTAACCGAATCCCTTTTAAAACAAAATATTATACCAATAATTATAGGAGGGTGCCAAGACCTTACCTACGCCATGTATCGAGCTTACGATAAAATGGAGCAAATGGTGAATCTTACTTCGGTGGATAGTAAATTCGATTTTAGCGCTTCAGATGAATTGATTTCCTCCAGTGCATATATGAGTAAGATTATTATGGAGCAACCAAATAATCTTTTTAATTTTTCAAGCATTGGTTATCAAACTTATTTCAACGCCCAGGAAGAAATAGATTTAATGGAGAAGCTTTTTTTTGATGCGTATCGTTTAGGGGAGGTAACCAACGATGTAACCATTGTGGAACCAGTACTTCGCGATACCGATTTGGTGAGTTTAGACTTAACTTCAATTAAAGCTGCAGAATTGGGTTACGGGGCAAATACCTTTCCCAATGGTTTCGATGGAAGGGAGATATGTGCTATTGCACGCTATGCAGGAATAAGTGATAAGGTTACTGCTTTTGGAGTTTTTAATGCAACCAAAACTTTACAATGTGCGCAGTTAACCGCCCAAATTATATGGTATTTTGTGGAAGGGTATAATTTTAGGAAAAAAGATTATCCTTTTATTACAAATGCGAATTACGATAAGTATATAGTACCATTGGAAGATATGGATATTTGCTTTTTTAAGAGCAATATCTCTGGACGGTGGTGGATAGAAGTGCCTCAAATTGAAAATTTAAATAATAAATTTAAAAGACATACGTTATTACCATGCACACACATGGAATATCTCGAAGCCAGTAACGGCGTCGTGCCCGAGAGATGGTGGAAGGCGTATAAAAAAATGTTGGTGTAG
- the topA gene encoding type I DNA topoisomerase, translating to MAKNLVIVESPAKAKTIEKFLGKDYTVASSFGHIADLPSKELGVDVEKDFKPKYIVSSDKKAVVKKLKDLAKTAETVWLASDEDREGEAIAWHLAEELKLDKDRTKRIVFNSITKSAIQKAIDNPRTIDYNLVNAQQARRVLDRLVGYELSPVLWKKIKTGLSAGRVQSVSVRLIVEREREIKEFEPEATFKIVAEFRNEEGKSFKAKINKAFKTKEEAKAFLDSNISANFKIADLDTKPAKKTPAAPFTTSTLQQEASRKLYFSVGKTMNMAQRLYEAGLITYMRTDSVNLSSEAIEAAKDEIIKSYGKEFSKPRSYTGKSKGAQEAHEAIRPTDMTRHRVQIERDQARLYELIWKRTLASQMSDAQLERTNVKIEADKHDELFTANGEVLKFEGFLKVYLEGTDDEEEEQAGMLPALKVGETVYDNYITATERFSRPPYRYTEASLVKKLEELGIGRPSTYAPTISTIQNRGYVGRGTIDGVERDYIQFTLENNKVKEDKLTETVGSDKGKLVPTDIGMIVNDFLVNHFSGILDYNFTAKVEQSFDDIASGEEDWTQMIQSFYKDFHPNVKDVEENADRESGERILGKDPESGRQLSVRLGRFGPMAQIGTAEEEEKPRFASLLPDQSIDTITFDEALDLFKLPRKLGIFEGDEVEVNVGRFGPYVRFGKSFVSLEKGEDLFEVDMERAKELILQKKKADAPIASYKDKDVTKGKGRFGPFIKWDGMFINVNKKYDFDNLSQEDIEELVEDKLRKEREKLIHNWEEEGIRVEKARWGRSNIIKGKTKVELSKDVDATKITLEEAKDLLEKKAPKKKAAAKKKTTTKKKTTAKKAKSKK from the coding sequence ATGGCAAAGAATTTGGTTATTGTGGAGTCTCCTGCAAAGGCGAAGACTATCGAAAAATTTTTGGGAAAAGATTATACGGTAGCTTCTAGCTTTGGGCATATAGCAGACCTTCCATCAAAAGAATTAGGAGTAGATGTAGAAAAGGATTTTAAGCCTAAGTATATTGTTTCTTCTGATAAGAAGGCGGTAGTTAAAAAGCTTAAAGATCTTGCTAAAACTGCAGAAACTGTATGGTTGGCCAGTGATGAAGACCGTGAAGGGGAAGCTATTGCATGGCACTTGGCAGAGGAACTAAAGCTCGATAAAGACAGAACCAAAAGAATTGTTTTTAATTCTATTACCAAAAGTGCCATCCAAAAAGCGATCGACAATCCACGTACCATAGATTACAATTTGGTAAACGCCCAACAGGCTAGGAGGGTTTTAGATAGGTTGGTGGGGTACGAACTTTCACCAGTTCTTTGGAAAAAGATTAAAACCGGACTTTCAGCAGGAAGGGTCCAGTCAGTTTCTGTACGCCTTATTGTAGAAAGGGAGCGCGAAATAAAGGAATTTGAGCCAGAAGCTACATTTAAAATTGTTGCCGAATTTAGAAATGAAGAAGGTAAAAGTTTTAAAGCTAAAATCAATAAAGCCTTTAAAACAAAGGAAGAAGCAAAAGCATTTTTAGATAGCAATATTTCGGCAAACTTTAAGATAGCCGATTTAGATACAAAGCCGGCCAAAAAGACACCGGCAGCACCATTTACCACTTCTACTTTGCAACAGGAAGCGTCGAGAAAACTTTATTTCTCGGTTGGTAAAACTATGAATATGGCGCAACGTCTTTACGAAGCGGGTCTCATTACTTATATGAGAACAGATAGCGTTAACTTGTCGAGCGAGGCCATAGAAGCGGCAAAAGATGAGATTATAAAGTCCTACGGAAAAGAATTTAGCAAACCTAGAAGTTATACGGGAAAATCCAAAGGGGCGCAAGAAGCGCACGAAGCGATCCGCCCGACCGATATGACGCGTCACCGCGTGCAGATAGAGAGAGATCAAGCGCGTTTGTATGAATTGATCTGGAAAAGGACGTTGGCGTCTCAAATGAGTGATGCTCAACTGGAAAGAACAAATGTTAAAATTGAAGCCGATAAACACGACGAATTATTTACGGCGAATGGAGAAGTCTTGAAGTTTGAAGGATTCTTAAAAGTGTATCTGGAAGGAACTGATGACGAAGAGGAAGAGCAGGCAGGAATGCTTCCGGCGTTGAAAGTTGGGGAAACCGTTTACGATAATTATATAACGGCGACCGAGCGTTTCTCAAGACCGCCCTATAGATATACCGAAGCTTCCTTGGTAAAAAAACTTGAAGAATTGGGTATTGGTCGTCCGTCTACCTATGCTCCAACTATTTCCACTATTCAAAATCGTGGTTATGTAGGGCGTGGAACCATCGATGGAGTGGAGCGGGATTATATTCAATTTACCTTAGAGAATAACAAGGTTAAAGAAGACAAGCTTACCGAGACCGTAGGATCCGATAAAGGGAAATTAGTCCCTACCGATATTGGGATGATCGTGAACGATTTCCTTGTAAATCATTTTTCCGGAATTTTAGATTACAATTTTACGGCAAAAGTGGAGCAAAGTTTCGATGATATTGCTTCCGGTGAAGAAGATTGGACGCAAATGATTCAGTCTTTTTACAAAGATTTCCATCCCAATGTAAAAGATGTGGAGGAAAATGCAGATCGGGAAAGCGGAGAGCGAATTTTAGGGAAAGATCCCGAAAGTGGCCGTCAATTGAGTGTTCGTTTGGGTCGTTTTGGGCCCATGGCACAAATTGGAACCGCCGAAGAGGAAGAAAAGCCGCGTTTTGCGAGTTTATTACCAGATCAATCAATCGATACCATAACTTTTGACGAAGCATTGGATCTTTTTAAGCTTCCTAGAAAGCTAGGTATTTTTGAAGGGGATGAGGTGGAAGTAAATGTAGGGAGGTTCGGGCCGTATGTTCGCTTTGGAAAGAGTTTTGTGTCGTTAGAAAAAGGAGAAGATCTTTTTGAGGTCGATATGGAACGTGCGAAAGAATTAATCCTTCAGAAGAAAAAAGCAGATGCCCCTATAGCTTCTTATAAAGATAAAGATGTTACCAAAGGAAAAGGTCGTTTTGGGCCTTTTATAAAATGGGATGGTATGTTTATCAACGTCAATAAAAAATACGATTTTGATAACCTTTCGCAGGAAGACATCGAGGAACTAGTTGAAGATAAGCTTCGAAAAGAACGGGAAAAATTAATCCATAATTGGGAAGAAGAAGGAATTCGTGTGGAAAAAGCCCGTTGGGGACGTTCTAATATTATAAAAGGAAAAACAAAAGTGGAGTTGTCTAAAGATGTTGATGCAACAAAAATAACTTTAGAGGAAGCAAAAGATCTTTTGGAGAAAAAAGCACCCAAGAAGAAAGCCGCTGCCAAAAAGAAGACAACTACTAAAAAGAAAACAACAGCAAAGAAAGCTAAATCCAAAAAGTAA
- a CDS encoding LVIVD repeat-containing protein — MNKLLLCLLPLLVFFSCSDDDAGYETVKIASAVTLSVEALRTSSVVLPPQEINESGKIYIKENLILVNDKNKGIHIINNTNPASPEKMAFLKVLGSNDMEVKGDFLYVDSYMDLVVFNISNLNDIKEVERVKDVFPYYTPYPEEASYINYETYPQDGTSVIIGWDIKEERRKINNDPIYYSVDNAAFSESLAPSQTGQGGSLARFKIVGDYLYAVDYSSINIFNISNLKAPNVQEPVYAGFDIETLFNRGDYLFLGSMTGMFIYNIENPSLPTFVSQFRHAKSCDPVVVDGDYAFVTLRSGNLCGDTQSSLEVIDISNIENPVGKASYTLEEPYGLGVKENRLFVCDGDAGLKVFDKTDVLDMKLVQTHTVKKTYDVIPLANSLVMIGGEVLYQYKYKENGLELLSELTLR; from the coding sequence ATGAATAAGTTACTACTTTGTCTGCTACCACTTTTAGTATTTTTCTCGTGTTCTGATGATGATGCCGGATATGAAACCGTAAAAATCGCATCTGCCGTAACTCTTAGTGTGGAGGCTTTGCGTACTTCTTCTGTGGTGCTTCCTCCTCAAGAAATCAATGAATCGGGAAAAATTTATATCAAGGAAAACCTGATTTTAGTAAATGATAAAAATAAAGGTATACACATTATCAATAACACCAATCCGGCCAGCCCAGAAAAAATGGCCTTTTTAAAGGTTTTGGGGAGTAACGACATGGAGGTGAAAGGTGATTTTCTGTATGTGGATAGTTATATGGATTTAGTGGTTTTTAATATATCCAACCTTAATGATATTAAAGAAGTTGAAAGGGTAAAGGATGTTTTTCCTTACTACACCCCGTATCCAGAAGAAGCTAGCTATATAAATTATGAAACGTACCCACAAGATGGGACTTCTGTAATTATTGGGTGGGACATTAAGGAAGAACGCCGTAAGATAAATAACGATCCAATATATTATAGCGTAGATAATGCTGCTTTTAGTGAAAGTTTAGCGCCGTCTCAAACGGGGCAAGGGGGGTCTTTAGCGCGATTTAAGATTGTAGGCGATTATTTATATGCGGTGGATTATAGCAGTATAAACATCTTTAATATCTCTAACCTTAAAGCTCCAAATGTGCAAGAACCTGTGTATGCTGGCTTTGATATTGAAACCTTATTTAACCGTGGGGATTATTTGTTTTTGGGGAGTATGACTGGCATGTTTATTTACAATATTGAGAATCCGAGTTTACCAACTTTTGTTTCTCAATTCCGTCATGCCAAATCGTGCGACCCCGTAGTTGTAGATGGCGATTATGCGTTTGTAACTTTACGGAGTGGGAATTTATGCGGCGATACGCAAAGCAGTTTGGAAGTAATCGATATTTCGAATATCGAAAATCCGGTAGGAAAAGCTTCTTATACATTGGAAGAGCCCTATGGGCTGGGGGTTAAAGAAAATCGCCTATTTGTGTGCGATGGAGATGCTGGCCTCAAAGTTTTCGATAAAACCGATGTTTTAGATATGAAGTTGGTGCAAACGCACACCGTTAAAAAGACCTACGATGTTATACCACTGGCAAATAGTTTGGTAATGATTGGTGGGGAGGTTCTATATCAATATAAATATAAAGAAAACGGATTAGAACTTTTAAGTGAACTTACACTGCGGTAA